A part of Fusarium oxysporum Fo47 chromosome III, complete sequence genomic DNA contains:
- a CDS encoding dihydrouridine synthase-domain-containing protein — MSTMTTTEENPTSAGEHPTKLQGRAFYESIGSPKFIVAPMVDQSEFAWRMLTRSFISPTEQKSLLAYTPMLHARLFSQDEKYRKAHFQSVKSDGETPWLDGNPSIDRPLFVQFCANDPEALLSAAKQVAPYCDAVDLNLGCPQGIARKGKYGAFLQEDQDLIFRLINILHKELPVPVAAKIRILDTKEETLAYAQNVLKAGASILTVHGRRREQKGHLTGLAEWKMIRFLRDSLPRETVIFANGNILQEGDIEKCLEATGADGVMSAEGNLSDPAIFSKPPAVGEEGREYWRGKDGKGGYRVDAVFRRYMDILHEHVFGEKHIERRPLFMPGDDTEWMNESETVEDEPPSKKRRKDLGKKGEQGPNMSAMQPHLFHLLRHFVSKHTDVRDMLAKSRAGDMEAYERVLSAVERKVAEGLIEYERTNGESVAETPLAEGEEDPPETESSVGTQRRCRRPWWVVQPIIRPLPNEAFKKGALTMSKKDKVKAQEQKQEEKGKQEDIKARDEALAG; from the exons ATGTCTACAATGACGACCACAGAGGAGAACCCCACCAGCGCGGGGGAGCACCCTACCAAGCTGCAAGGACGAGCATTCTACGAGTCTATCGGAAGCCCCAAGTTCATCGTTGCGCCTATGGTAGACCAGTCTGAATTT GCCTGGCGCATGTTGACTCGAAGTTTCATTTCACCCACTGAACAAAAGAGTCTCCTTGCCTATACACCCATGCTCCACGCTCGACTCTTTTCACAGGACGAGAAGTATCGCAAGGCGCACTTCCAATCGGTTAAATCCGACGGCGAAACTCCCTGGCTTGACGGAAACCCTTCTATCGACCGACCGCTATTCGTCCAGTTCTGCGCGAACGACCCCGAAGCGCTCCTTTCTGCCGCTAAGCAAGTCGCCCCTTACTGCGATGCTGTTGACTTGAATCTCGGATGTCCTCAAGGTATCGCACGAAAGGGAAAGTATGGTGCTTTCCTCCAGGAAGACCAGGATCTTATCTTCCGCTTGATCAACATTTTGCACAAGGAGTTGCCTGTGCCTGTGGCAGCCAAGATTCGAATCCTGGACACGAAGGAGGAGACCCTGGCATACGCGCAGAATGTCCTGAAGGCTGGCGCATCCATCCTCACTGTCCACGGCCGACGAAGGGAGCAGAAGGGACATTTGACGGGCCTGGCTGAGTGGAAGATGATTCGGTTTTTGAGAGATAGCCTACCCAGGGAGACAGTCATTTTCGCGAATGGAAACATCCTTCAGGAGGGAGACATCGAGAAGTGCCTCGAGGCTACAGGAGCCGATGGCGTGATGAGCGCCGAGGGCAACCTCAGCGACCCAGCTATCTTCTCAAAGCCACCAGCCGTCGGAGAGGAAGGACGAGAATATTGGAGAGGAAAAGATGGAAAAGGGGGTTACAGAGTTGATGCTGTGTTCAGACGATACATGGACATCCTCCACGAACACGTTTTCGGAGAGAAGCACATCGAGCGCCGACCACTTTTCATGCCTGGTGACGATACTGAGTGGATGAACGAGAGCGAGACAGTTGAAGACGAGCCACCGTCCAAGAAGCGAAGAAAGGACTTGGGCAAGAAGGGGGAACAGGGACCCAACATGTCAGCCATGCAACCCCATCTTTTCCATCTATTGCGACACTTTGTCTCCAAGCACACCGACGTGCGAGACATGCTAGCCAAGAGCCGAGCAGGCGACATGGAAGCCTACGAGCGCGTACTATCTGCCGTGGAGCGCAAGGTTGCAGAAGGTCTCATTGAGTACGAGCGCACCAATGGGGAGAGCGTTGCGGAGACACCATTGGCcgagggcgaggaggatcCTCCTGAGACGGAGAGCTCAGTAGGCACACAAAGACGGTGTCGAAGACCCTGGTGGGTGGTTCAACCCATCATTCGACCCCTACCGAACGAGGCGTTCAAGAAGGGGGCTTTGACTATGAGTAAAAAGGATAAGGTCAAGGCGCAGGAACAGAAAcaggaggagaagggcaagcaGGAAGATATCAAGGCACGAGATGAGGCTTTGGCGGGATAG